A section of the Trachemys scripta elegans isolate TJP31775 chromosome 10, CAS_Tse_1.0, whole genome shotgun sequence genome encodes:
- the LOC117883615 gene encoding nascent polypeptide-associated complex subunit alpha, muscle-specific form-like isoform X1 produces the protein MGSLLPLLALLGAAGGAGSLEDRESCGGVIDVTTAANGTIHLPAAKGPPAPTRTCTWVIAALPSEEVRLEIKAPEAAAHPNLSVRFEGEGAGREGPVDIAHSFLLKGQGRTVIRGSLDSSLTFTYWVVVDWCARLALCCSVVGSAQTCLCPGNSTGERCQTGVDALESLREGVGQVASREATVKLRGAVLSGAAERLRSPSTAAPGTRPSLAPHQSPATWPAGSAESPGEALSNAAPVPRGAWLGRRRNGPLAQEGATAERVEPPATTAAAEHGDKTRDPGVRMRPSAAGKGTPAGSTGSPWFSAASQFKAANPTSVPLPGTVPLGNLRAKDLTSLGGSSSDIESPTVFPGSAARETVSWDQAPSSTPAVTEPVYPSGESALTTGPSDPEPWSMETPDVALALSKARAETSRGSAAGTQTPVTSAPVASPAPGASAGDNGAHFGGGMRGLGTAHREAAVTAELDFTDLGLGARLRSPTEGSGTLLQGQTELAMRAAASTPGDSLETSQTPALRPDGRESLTWRPGGKAKPAPETSGTPVRTPDSGLTEPLATTAGSAPGLHSSTHRMVPLGSPRPGEGLGHTPVEAGSEESPGRRGVDGVPENMDLSLSSEARTEGDPRAASWAESLPGASPDRTPSAYAGTPRPLGHLTAPAPSPGSAQPPVPAEQLSRGADVSHPTAPGQENGGLSERAPEPSSSTAAAALEWLSSDFRTLAWLPETPAERTRVPGTGEPRSTVPAVPGTAVSVSTSSQPPVAHTPGAKQLSLASAPVGAVTSQEGVFPGASSGEAVPRGPSTMRAITPLGFQPLPASQPAGVETPAATLQRGSTTLSPTEPPDPPRAGLSSPFPLEKDVSGSAALGLAELSLATTPSPSWDTATTNATVATSSWASASWRGGTERLGQGATAPPAWAAQAGSEPGNSSQAPDATPPSGAGGELSEQQHRGPVQPHAPHPRAATNL, from the exons ATGGGCAGCCTCCTCCCGCTCCTGGCGCTGCTGGGCGCGGCGG GGGGTGCCGGCTCTTTGGAGGACCGTGAGAGCTGTGGAGGCGTCATAGACGTGACCACAGCAGCTAATGGGACCATCCACTTACCAGCAGCCAAGGGCCCTCCGGCACCCACCAGAACCTGCACCTGGGTGATAGCGGCGCTGCCCTCCGAGGAAGTACGCCTGGAAATCAAAGCCCCGGAGGCGGCTGCTCATCCCAACCTCAGTGTGCGCTTTGAAGGGGAAGGGGCCGGCAGAGAGGGGCCCGTGGACATTGCCCACAGCTTTCTTCTGAAGGGACAGGGCAGAACCGTGATCAGAGGGAGCCTGGATTCCAGTCTCACTTTCACTTACTGGG tgGTTGTGGATTGGTGTGCTCGGCTGGCCCTTTGCTGCTCCGTGGTGGGATCGGCACAGACCTGCCTCTGCCCTGGGAACTCAACGGGGGAACGCTGCCAGACAG GTGTGGATGCCCTGGAGTCTCTGCGGGAAGGTGTTGGGCAGGTGGCGTCACGAGAGGCCACGGTGAAGCTGAGGGGGGCTGTGTTATCTGGAGCTGCCGAGCGTCTCCGCAGCCCCAGCACCGCGGCCCCGGGCACTCGCCCTAGCCTTGctccccaccagagccctgcGACCTGGCCTGCTGGCTCTGCAGAGAGCCCCGGAGAAGCGCTGAGTAACGCTGCCCCCGTGCCCCGAGGGGCGTGGCTGGGCAGGCGGAGGAACGGGCCCCTGGCTCAGGAGGGAGCCACCGCTGAGCGTGTGGAGCCACCGGCCACTACAGCAGCTGCTGAGCACGGGGACAAAACCCGCGACCCGGGAGTGCGTATGCGCCCGTCTGCTGCAGGAAAGGGGACGCCGGCTGGAAGCACCGGCAGCCCCTGGTTCTCTGCAGCGTCACAGTTCAAGGCAGCAAATCCCACGTCGGTGCCTCTCCCTGGGACAGTCCCTCTGGGAAACCTGAGGGCAAAAGATCTCACTTCCCTGGGGGGCAGCAGCTCCGATATAGAGTCACCCACGGtgtttcctggctctgccgcccGGGAGACGGTTTCATGGGACCAGGCACCTTCCAGCACCCCCGCAGTAACGGAGCCAGTGTACCCCAGTGGAGAGAGCGCGCTCACGACAGGGCCCTCGGACCCGGAGCCGTGGAGCATGGAAACGCCGGATGTTGCTCTCGCCCTGAGTAAAGCCAGGGCGGAGACCAGCCGGGGCAGTGCTGCGGGCACACAGACACCAGTAACCTCCGCGCCCGtggccagccctgctcccgggGCAAGCGCAGGGGACAATGGGGCCCACTTTggaggagggatgcgggggctgGGGACGGCACACAGGGAAGCTGCCGTTACTGCGGAGTTGGACTTCACTGACCTGGGCCTAGGAGCCAGGCTGCGGAGCCCCACGGAGGGCTCTGGCACGCTGCTGCAAGGACAGACGGAGCTCGCCATGCGCGCTGCAGCCTCCACACCGGGCGACTCTCTGGaaaccagccagacacctgctctGCGGCCAGACGGCCGGGAGAGTCTGACCTGGCGGCCGGGGGGCAAAGCTAAGCCAGCCCCAGAGACCAGCGGGACCCCAGTGCGCACCCCAGACAGCGGCCTGACAGAGCCGCTCGCCACAACAGCTGGCTCTGCTCCAGGACTCCATTCCAGCACCCATCGCATGGTGCCCCTGGGAAgccccaggcctggggagggCCTGGGCCATACGCCGGTGGAGGCTGGCTCTGAGGAGTCCCCAGGGCGCAGAGGTGTCGATGGAGTCCCAGAAAACATGGACTTGTCTCTCTCCAGTGAGGCGCGCACAGAGGGGGACCCTCGGGCAGCGTCCTGGGCCGAGTCACTCCCCGGGGCTTCCCCAGACAGGACGCCAAGTGCCTATGCTGGGACCCCAAGGCCATTGGGCCACCTCACAGcacctgccccatcccctggctCGGCCCAGCCCCCAGTGCCAGCTGAGCAGCTCAGCAGGGGGGCCGATGTCTCtcaccccacagctcctggccagGAGAACGGGGGTCTCAGTGAGCGCGCCCCGGAGCCCAGCTCGTCaacagcagccgcagccctggagtgGCTATCGAGTGACTTCCGGACTCTCGCCTGGCTCCCCGAAACCCCTGCTGAGAGGACTCGAGTGCCTGGCACAGGGGAACCCCGCAGCACGGTCCCAGCCGTGCCCGGTACGGCTGTGTCTGTGAGCACGTCCTCCCAGCCTCCTGTCGCCCACACTCCTGGGGCCAAGCAGCTCTCCCTGGCTTCTGCCCCAGTCGGGGCAGTGACATCTCAGGAGGGAGTGTTCCCGGGAGCCTCCAGCGGGGAAGCCGTGCCCCGTGGCCCTAGCACCATGCGAGCCATCACTCCTCTGGGCTTTCAGcctctgccagccagccagcctgctggAGTGGAGACACCGGCAGCCACTCTGCAGAGAGGTTCCACAACGCTCAGCCCGACAGAGCCCCCTGACCcgcccagggctgggctgagtTCCCCATTCCCCTTAGAGAAGGATGTTTCGGGGTCTGCTGCCCTGGGACTCGCAGAGCTCAGCTTGGCCACCACCCCGTCTCCATCGTGGGACACGGCGACCACTAATGCCACAGTGGCAACGTCCTCGTGGGCATCTGCAAGCTGGAGGGGAGGGACCGagaggctgggccagggggcaACGGCCCCCCCGGCCTGGGCTGCGCAGGCTGGTTCTGAACCGGGGAATTCCAGCCAAGCCCCTGATGCAACACCCCcgagcggggccgggggggagcTTTCCGAGCAGCAGCACCGGGGCCCTGTTCAGCCCCAcgccccccatcccagagctgctACTAACCTCTGA
- the LOC117883615 gene encoding nascent polypeptide-associated complex subunit alpha, muscle-specific form-like isoform X2, which yields MRLLWAGGRWEHPAWLGFVLLEIWALAGEGLLIIGHCEYFLRLGRRGLYAVLSMWQIPQRALRRVNNTRGLGFVCLSQRGSARPASHARQRFDIGSLSGLGRGVVVDWCARLALCCSVVGSAQTCLCPGNSTGERCQTGVDALESLREGVGQVASREATVKLRGAVLSGAAERLRSPSTAAPGTRPSLAPHQSPATWPAGSAESPGEALSNAAPVPRGAWLGRRRNGPLAQEGATAERVEPPATTAAAEHGDKTRDPGVRMRPSAAGKGTPAGSTGSPWFSAASQFKAANPTSVPLPGTVPLGNLRAKDLTSLGGSSSDIESPTVFPGSAARETVSWDQAPSSTPAVTEPVYPSGESALTTGPSDPEPWSMETPDVALALSKARAETSRGSAAGTQTPVTSAPVASPAPGASAGDNGAHFGGGMRGLGTAHREAAVTAELDFTDLGLGARLRSPTEGSGTLLQGQTELAMRAAASTPGDSLETSQTPALRPDGRESLTWRPGGKAKPAPETSGTPVRTPDSGLTEPLATTAGSAPGLHSSTHRMVPLGSPRPGEGLGHTPVEAGSEESPGRRGVDGVPENMDLSLSSEARTEGDPRAASWAESLPGASPDRTPSAYAGTPRPLGHLTAPAPSPGSAQPPVPAEQLSRGADVSHPTAPGQENGGLSERAPEPSSSTAAAALEWLSSDFRTLAWLPETPAERTRVPGTGEPRSTVPAVPGTAVSVSTSSQPPVAHTPGAKQLSLASAPVGAVTSQEGVFPGASSGEAVPRGPSTMRAITPLGFQPLPASQPAGVETPAATLQRGSTTLSPTEPPDPPRAGLSSPFPLEKDVSGSAALGLAELSLATTPSPSWDTATTNATVATSSWASASWRGGTERLGQGATAPPAWAAQAGSEPGNSSQAPDATPPSGAGGELSEQQHRGPVQPHAPHPRAATNL from the exons ATGcggctgctctgggctgggggtaggTGGGAACACCCAGCTTGGCTTGGCTTTGTTCTCTTGGAGATTTGGGCTTTGGCAGGGGAGGGCTTGTTAATAATTGGCCACTGTGAGTACTTTTTGAGGCTTGGGAGACGAGGCCTTTATGCAGTGCTCTCCATGTGGCAAATACCGCAGCGCGCTCTGCGGCGTGTGAACAATACTCGCGGGTTGGGTTTTGTCTGTCTCAGCCAGAGAGGCAGCGCCCGTCCCGCGTCCCATGCCCGTCAGCGTTTCGACATCGGGAGCTTGTCGGGTCTCGGTCGGGGAG tgGTTGTGGATTGGTGTGCTCGGCTGGCCCTTTGCTGCTCCGTGGTGGGATCGGCACAGACCTGCCTCTGCCCTGGGAACTCAACGGGGGAACGCTGCCAGACAG GTGTGGATGCCCTGGAGTCTCTGCGGGAAGGTGTTGGGCAGGTGGCGTCACGAGAGGCCACGGTGAAGCTGAGGGGGGCTGTGTTATCTGGAGCTGCCGAGCGTCTCCGCAGCCCCAGCACCGCGGCCCCGGGCACTCGCCCTAGCCTTGctccccaccagagccctgcGACCTGGCCTGCTGGCTCTGCAGAGAGCCCCGGAGAAGCGCTGAGTAACGCTGCCCCCGTGCCCCGAGGGGCGTGGCTGGGCAGGCGGAGGAACGGGCCCCTGGCTCAGGAGGGAGCCACCGCTGAGCGTGTGGAGCCACCGGCCACTACAGCAGCTGCTGAGCACGGGGACAAAACCCGCGACCCGGGAGTGCGTATGCGCCCGTCTGCTGCAGGAAAGGGGACGCCGGCTGGAAGCACCGGCAGCCCCTGGTTCTCTGCAGCGTCACAGTTCAAGGCAGCAAATCCCACGTCGGTGCCTCTCCCTGGGACAGTCCCTCTGGGAAACCTGAGGGCAAAAGATCTCACTTCCCTGGGGGGCAGCAGCTCCGATATAGAGTCACCCACGGtgtttcctggctctgccgcccGGGAGACGGTTTCATGGGACCAGGCACCTTCCAGCACCCCCGCAGTAACGGAGCCAGTGTACCCCAGTGGAGAGAGCGCGCTCACGACAGGGCCCTCGGACCCGGAGCCGTGGAGCATGGAAACGCCGGATGTTGCTCTCGCCCTGAGTAAAGCCAGGGCGGAGACCAGCCGGGGCAGTGCTGCGGGCACACAGACACCAGTAACCTCCGCGCCCGtggccagccctgctcccgggGCAAGCGCAGGGGACAATGGGGCCCACTTTggaggagggatgcgggggctgGGGACGGCACACAGGGAAGCTGCCGTTACTGCGGAGTTGGACTTCACTGACCTGGGCCTAGGAGCCAGGCTGCGGAGCCCCACGGAGGGCTCTGGCACGCTGCTGCAAGGACAGACGGAGCTCGCCATGCGCGCTGCAGCCTCCACACCGGGCGACTCTCTGGaaaccagccagacacctgctctGCGGCCAGACGGCCGGGAGAGTCTGACCTGGCGGCCGGGGGGCAAAGCTAAGCCAGCCCCAGAGACCAGCGGGACCCCAGTGCGCACCCCAGACAGCGGCCTGACAGAGCCGCTCGCCACAACAGCTGGCTCTGCTCCAGGACTCCATTCCAGCACCCATCGCATGGTGCCCCTGGGAAgccccaggcctggggagggCCTGGGCCATACGCCGGTGGAGGCTGGCTCTGAGGAGTCCCCAGGGCGCAGAGGTGTCGATGGAGTCCCAGAAAACATGGACTTGTCTCTCTCCAGTGAGGCGCGCACAGAGGGGGACCCTCGGGCAGCGTCCTGGGCCGAGTCACTCCCCGGGGCTTCCCCAGACAGGACGCCAAGTGCCTATGCTGGGACCCCAAGGCCATTGGGCCACCTCACAGcacctgccccatcccctggctCGGCCCAGCCCCCAGTGCCAGCTGAGCAGCTCAGCAGGGGGGCCGATGTCTCtcaccccacagctcctggccagGAGAACGGGGGTCTCAGTGAGCGCGCCCCGGAGCCCAGCTCGTCaacagcagccgcagccctggagtgGCTATCGAGTGACTTCCGGACTCTCGCCTGGCTCCCCGAAACCCCTGCTGAGAGGACTCGAGTGCCTGGCACAGGGGAACCCCGCAGCACGGTCCCAGCCGTGCCCGGTACGGCTGTGTCTGTGAGCACGTCCTCCCAGCCTCCTGTCGCCCACACTCCTGGGGCCAAGCAGCTCTCCCTGGCTTCTGCCCCAGTCGGGGCAGTGACATCTCAGGAGGGAGTGTTCCCGGGAGCCTCCAGCGGGGAAGCCGTGCCCCGTGGCCCTAGCACCATGCGAGCCATCACTCCTCTGGGCTTTCAGcctctgccagccagccagcctgctggAGTGGAGACACCGGCAGCCACTCTGCAGAGAGGTTCCACAACGCTCAGCCCGACAGAGCCCCCTGACCcgcccagggctgggctgagtTCCCCATTCCCCTTAGAGAAGGATGTTTCGGGGTCTGCTGCCCTGGGACTCGCAGAGCTCAGCTTGGCCACCACCCCGTCTCCATCGTGGGACACGGCGACCACTAATGCCACAGTGGCAACGTCCTCGTGGGCATCTGCAAGCTGGAGGGGAGGGACCGagaggctgggccagggggcaACGGCCCCCCCGGCCTGGGCTGCGCAGGCTGGTTCTGAACCGGGGAATTCCAGCCAAGCCCCTGATGCAACACCCCcgagcggggccgggggggagcTTTCCGAGCAGCAGCACCGGGGCCCTGTTCAGCCCCAcgccccccatcccagagctgctACTAACCTCTGA
- the LOC117883616 gene encoding uncharacterized protein LOC117883616, whose product MNVSFASTQLRAAMTDGQPPLVTTKGARGRAQSVFVVEDQPPLLKATLLRVPCELALEMEFVGAFQTPTSHAHRSLVQRFNETVVPLFAAVPGFQRLEVTRIRRGSVVLEYDALFAVERLHGQVQGLGALLNRTVLSGATRSGLHVASAPVLWNVVLERQLDLCTVLFSCHAGFECISSGAGNASCTSVCHRDYCRNHGICMHPRDHEPVCQCPTGSDYWFMGPRCDYKVTQQSLLGVAGGVLLTVALLGVAVACLVVRRFKALLLEARVDQTKSSYRRFCRLDDVSAQYWSHSWLASANSLDNPAFSNSEELLHLQMLDNTCCSCKDDTVIADSYQQRTTPISTVCRPSFHYDWDASSSSINDPMIDSGKASDISVSSWPMEPVQWTPFPILHHLSRQRPPKANRRPHSYCEGMELVNLERSWTA is encoded by the exons ATGAATGTCTCCTTCGCCAGCACGCAGCTCAGGGCAGCGATGACCGATGGGCAGCCGCCGCTTGTCACCACCAAGGGTGCCCGTGGCAGGGCACAGAGCGTGTTCGTTGTGGAAGACCAGCCTCCTCTTCTCAAAG CGACCCTTCTCCGCGTGCCCTGTGAACTCGCGCTGGAGATGGAATTCGTTGGTGCCTTCCAGACTCCCACATCGCATGCGCATCGCAGCCTGGTGCAGCGTTTCAATGAGACA GTGGTGCCCCTCTTCGCGGCTGTGCCGGGATTCCAGCGCCTGGAAGTGACGCGGATCAG gagAGGCAGCGTGGTGCTGGAATACGATGCCCTCTTCGCTGTGGAGCGGCTGCATGGGCAGGTGCAGGGCTTGGGAGCCCTTTTAAACCGGACGGTGCTGTCGGGCGCCACCCGCTCGGGTCTCCACGTCGCCAGTGCCCCCGTGCTGTGGAACGTGGTCCTGG agaggcagctggacCTGTGCACGGTGCTCTTCTCGTGCCACGCCGGCTTTGAGTGCATCAGCAGTGGGGCCGGCAATGCCAGCTGCACGTCCGTGTGCCACAGAGACTACTGCAGAAACCACGGCATCTGCATGCACCCGCGTGACCACGAGCCCGTGTGCCA GTGCCCCACTGGCAGTGACTACTGGTTCATGGGCCCACGCTGCGATTACAAGGTGACCCAGCAGAGCCTGCTGGGCGTGGCCGGTGGGGTGCTGCTGACCGTGGCCCTGCTGGGCGTTGCCGTCGCCTGCCTGGTGGTCCGGAGGTTCAAGGCGCTGCTCCTGGAGGCCAGGGTTGATCAGACCAAAAGCAG CTACCGACGGTTTTGTCGCCTTGATGACGTGTCAGCTCAGTACTGGTCTCACTCCTGGCTCGCCTCTGCTAATTCTTTGGACAACCCAGCTTTCAGCAACTCGGAGGAGCTGCTCCACTTACAGATGCTAGACAACACTTGTTGCAGCTGTAAGGATGACACTGTGATCGCAGACAGCTACCAGCAGCGCACCACACCCATCAGCACAGTGTGCAGGCCCAG CTTTCACTATGACTGGGATGCAAGTTCTAGTAGCATAAATGATCCCATGATTGACTCTGGAAAAGCCAGTGATATTTCTGTGTCAAGTTGGCCAATGGAACCAGTTCAGTGGACACCCTTTCCAATTCTACATCATCTTTCCAGACAACGGCCG CCCAAAGCCAATAGGCGACCTCATTCCTACTGTGAGGGGATGGAACTGGTCAATCTTGAAAGAAGTTGGACAGCCTAA